The following DNA comes from Plasmodium vivax chromosome 11, whole genome shotgun sequence.
TTCAATCCCCAAGGTTCGTTTCTTCGTCAATCTCGCTGTGCTGCTACGAAATCGATAGCTTGGTTATTTCTTTGCTGGACCATTTTCTTCCACTCTCTCTTCTTTCtctgctttttcttccaaCACGATAAATGATCTTCTAAAATTCATTTAATGAGAATGTTCGTGGCCTTCTGCTGCTGCCTTAGCTGCTGCTTCTTCGGCTAATCTTTTAGCTCTCTGGCATGGGCATTCACCAGCTGGGGCTCCCTCAACTGGTTTTGCTGCCCCCTTGTTTTTGCAGGTGCATCCGGCATGTCCGTGGttgtggtggtggtggtgatCGTGAGCTTCTCCAGTTAAGTAAGCAAGTGGAAGCATTTTGGTCTGtaagaaaaggaaagtaGTGGAGTATTTATATAGAGAAGGTAAAAACAGGATATTAGGTTTTAAAAGGCGCGCGACACCGAGTGGGTTTCCCcacatgcaaaaatgagtgTGGCCGctctctctctttttgcGCTTTCGCAGAAAAAGAGATCTTTTTTCTAAAgaacatatgtataaaaaaatgaagtttcGAAAAATGCGCATAAAAAAACTTACAAAGTTGGCCAAGTGTCCATTCTTGTGCATGTAGATCAAGCATCCAACGAGAAATATTAATACCAAAAGAGCTACACCTCTTTTGTCAAAAGTGCTCTTAAAGGCATCTTTCAATTGAACTAAGAGTGgtttctcttcctcttcttcgtcttctttattttctttcttttcctcagcTACGCTAGAATCATCATCACTAGAGGATCCCATTAAGCCACTGAATAATCCTCTCACATAGTTATCTGCATCCTTAATGAGGGATGGGACTGAGCTTTGTACAGATGATGCATCATCATCAGGTGCTGGGATAACATCATCAACCTTTTTGGTTTTCTCGTCAAAAGTTACTTCAAAAGTACTGTATTtatcttccattttgaattaaTAGGTAAAATAAAGATTAAATAGTTAAggcttttaaaaatggtaaaaaatatagcagaataatttttagctATACAGATAATGATAATTGTATATAGGTTTTTCCTGTAGTATTGGTATTTTCAATAATACAATAATtgtggttatttttttaatcaagaataaaaagagatgatactttttttaaaaaaacttaaatatCAAgcaattaattatttatcgaaagaataaaattttaattctaaGTTTAGTTAGCTGTAttctcaaaaaaataaatagcaatgaaaagtatttatttattttattttattttaataataaatctTTAAATTgtttgaataattttttatttttatattttcaaaattgttttcttttttttaacaacgTTAGGTTTcggaataattttaattaaataaaaaattaaaacatggTGACgtcatttaatttatgtcGTAACGGTTTTAAtaaagtaaataattttattaaaaaaaatattttagaaaatatttttttcctaaacatataaaagaaatttaaataacttcttttatttttgcgaatttatttttaattcacttAAATTgtgcttttataaaaattattaaaaaaaatacatttttttaataaatgaaaaaatgttgttTTA
Coding sequences within:
- a CDS encoding hypothetical protein, conserved (encoded by transcript PVX_115450A) — its product is MEDKYSTFEVTFDEKTKKVDDVIPAPDDDASSVQSSVPSLIKDADNYVRGLFSGLMGSSSDDDSSVAEEKKENKEDEEEEEKPLLVQLKDAFKSTFDKRGVALLVLIFLVGCLIYMHKNGHLANFTKMLPLAYLTGEAHDHHHHHNHGHAGCTCKNKGAAKPVEGAPAGECPCQRAKRLAEEAAAKAAAEGHEHSH